From a single Populus trichocarpa isolate Nisqually-1 chromosome 17, P.trichocarpa_v4.1, whole genome shotgun sequence genomic region:
- the LOC7467887 gene encoding microtubule-destabilizing protein 60 isoform X2: MDLNTKNPKSATPVKDPHGFQSKLSENSNPNLSHSSPCSKPTNSPLTKSAKSQKSASRNPTLNLNPVIYSPRNKIRERRFVVAKKKSKKGALNSNTTPVDCKCKERYGDNVNKCLCVAYETLRASQEEFFKNKNDVEEKGETDKEKAFDYKAMTEFEEEEIENHFAAQNLEIEDRDGSDTQYSCESEKSGQMGSSTIKRRRDKLLEDARNSAPDSGKVKHLVDAFEKLFTLPNPKESDKTEEEEIKENRKKAMQWALPGLQHPKVVPETEYSSSSFSLPRFQPAGVSETNVSSSSFCPSDFCLTSENLGLDSRISLSSSWDGSQGSNSSRSSNGGRRSRRNSAESSGTMGVRRLKKKKQLKVTSQKPFKLRTEQRGRQKEEEFTKKIQEIMMEEERLRIPVAQGLPWTTDEPECLIKPPVKENTKPVDLKLHSDIRAVERADFDHQVSEKMSLIEQYKMERERQRKLAEEEEIRRLRKELVPKAQPMPYFDRPFIPRRSMKHPTVPREPRFHMPQHKKIKCCLSWSDVSSYTCDQ; this comes from the exons ATGGATTTGAATACCAAGAATCCAAAATCAGCCACTCCGGTGAAAGACCCGCATGGGTTTCAATCAAAATTATCTGAGAATTCAAATCCAAATCTTTCCCATTCTAGTCCTTGTTCAAAACCCACAAATTCTCCTCTTACCAAATCTGCCAAATCCCAAAAATCTGCCTCGAGGAATCCGACTTTGAATCTAAATCCTGTCATTTATTCACCCAGAAACAAGATTAGGGAAAGAAGGTTTGTAGTGgcgaaaaagaaatcaaagaaagggGCTTTGAATTCAAATACAACTCCTGTGGATTGCAAGTGCaaggagagatatggggacaatgtaAACAAGTGCTTGTGTGTGGCCTATGAGACATTAAGGGCTTCGCAGGAGGAGTTTTTCAAGAACAAGAACGATGTTGAAGAGAAAGGTGAAACAGATAAGGAAAAGGCCTTTGATTATAAAGCTATGACAGAATTTGAAGAGGAGGAGATAGAAAATCATTTTGCGGCTCAAAATCTTGAGATTGAAGATAGAGACGGATCAGATACTCAATATTCCTGCGAAAGCGAGAAATCGGGACAAATGGGTAGTTCCACAATCAAGAGAAGGAGAGATAAGTTACTTGAAGATGCAAGAAACAGTGCACCTGACTCTGGGAAAGTGAAGCATTTGGTTGATGCCTTTGAGAAGCTTTTTACCCTACCAAATCCAAAGGAATCAGATAAGACTGAAGAGGAGGAGATAAAGGAGAATAGAAAGAAGGCAATGCAATGGGCATTGCCTGGATTGCAGCATCCTAAAGTGGTGCCCGAGACTGAatactcttcttcttcattttcattgCCTAGGTTTCAGCCTGCTGGGGTATCCGAGACAAAcgtctcttcttcttcattctgTCCATCTGATTTCTGTTTAACTTCTGAGAATCTGGGGCTGGATTCAAGGATTTCTCTTTCCTCTTCATGGGATGGCAGTCAGGGCAG TAATTCTAGCAGGTCATCTAATGGAGGCAGGAGAAGCCGAAGaaat agTGCTGAGTCAAGTGGAACAATGGGGGTGAGGcgattgaagaagaagaagcaacttAAAGTCACAAGCCAAAAGCCATTTAAGCTCAGGACAGAG CAAAGGGGAAGACAGAAGGAAGAGGAATTCACAAAGAAGATTCAAGAAATAATGATGGAGGAGGAGAGGCTGCGGATTCCTGTTGCACAAGGCCTGCCTTGGACAACAGACGAACCAGAG TGCCTAATCAAACCTCCAGTGAAAGAAAACACCAAGCCCGTTGACCTGAAGCTCCATAGTGATATTCGGGCCGTGGAGCGTGCTGACTTTGATCATCAG GTATCTGAGAAGATGAGCCTGATTGAGCAATACAAGATGGAAAGAGAGAGGCAACGAAAG TTGGCAGAAGAGGAAGAGATACGCAGATTGAGAAAGGAACTCGTTCCAAAAGCACAGCCCATGCCCTATTTCGACCGGCCATTCATTCCCAGAAG
- the LOC7467887 gene encoding microtubule-destabilizing protein 60 isoform X1, giving the protein MDLNTKNPKSATPVKDPHGFQSKLSENSNPNLSHSSPCSKPTNSPLTKSAKSQKSASRNPTLNLNPVIYSPRNKIRERRFVVAKKKSKKGALNSNTTPVDCKCKERYGDNVNKCLCVAYETLRASQEEFFKNKNDVEEKGETDKEKAFDYKAMTEFEEEEIENHFAAQNLEIEDRDGSDTQYSCESEKSGQMGSSTIKRRRDKLLEDARNSAPDSGKVKHLVDAFEKLFTLPNPKESDKTEEEEIKENRKKAMQWALPGLQHPKVVPETEYSSSSFSLPRFQPAGVSETNVSSSSFCPSDFCLTSENLGLDSRISLSSSWDGSQGSNSSRSSNGGRRSRRNSAESSGTMGVRRLKKKKQLKVTSQKPFKLRTEQRGRQKEEEFTKKIQEIMMEEERLRIPVAQGLPWTTDEPECLIKPPVKENTKPVDLKLHSDIRAVERADFDHQVSEKMSLIEQYKMERERQRKLAEEEEIRRLRKELVPKAQPMPYFDRPFIPRRSMKHPTVPKHSYFTSKCIWHFWSWIISFLRLICISQPF; this is encoded by the exons ATGGATTTGAATACCAAGAATCCAAAATCAGCCACTCCGGTGAAAGACCCGCATGGGTTTCAATCAAAATTATCTGAGAATTCAAATCCAAATCTTTCCCATTCTAGTCCTTGTTCAAAACCCACAAATTCTCCTCTTACCAAATCTGCCAAATCCCAAAAATCTGCCTCGAGGAATCCGACTTTGAATCTAAATCCTGTCATTTATTCACCCAGAAACAAGATTAGGGAAAGAAGGTTTGTAGTGgcgaaaaagaaatcaaagaaagggGCTTTGAATTCAAATACAACTCCTGTGGATTGCAAGTGCaaggagagatatggggacaatgtaAACAAGTGCTTGTGTGTGGCCTATGAGACATTAAGGGCTTCGCAGGAGGAGTTTTTCAAGAACAAGAACGATGTTGAAGAGAAAGGTGAAACAGATAAGGAAAAGGCCTTTGATTATAAAGCTATGACAGAATTTGAAGAGGAGGAGATAGAAAATCATTTTGCGGCTCAAAATCTTGAGATTGAAGATAGAGACGGATCAGATACTCAATATTCCTGCGAAAGCGAGAAATCGGGACAAATGGGTAGTTCCACAATCAAGAGAAGGAGAGATAAGTTACTTGAAGATGCAAGAAACAGTGCACCTGACTCTGGGAAAGTGAAGCATTTGGTTGATGCCTTTGAGAAGCTTTTTACCCTACCAAATCCAAAGGAATCAGATAAGACTGAAGAGGAGGAGATAAAGGAGAATAGAAAGAAGGCAATGCAATGGGCATTGCCTGGATTGCAGCATCCTAAAGTGGTGCCCGAGACTGAatactcttcttcttcattttcattgCCTAGGTTTCAGCCTGCTGGGGTATCCGAGACAAAcgtctcttcttcttcattctgTCCATCTGATTTCTGTTTAACTTCTGAGAATCTGGGGCTGGATTCAAGGATTTCTCTTTCCTCTTCATGGGATGGCAGTCAGGGCAG TAATTCTAGCAGGTCATCTAATGGAGGCAGGAGAAGCCGAAGaaat agTGCTGAGTCAAGTGGAACAATGGGGGTGAGGcgattgaagaagaagaagcaacttAAAGTCACAAGCCAAAAGCCATTTAAGCTCAGGACAGAG CAAAGGGGAAGACAGAAGGAAGAGGAATTCACAAAGAAGATTCAAGAAATAATGATGGAGGAGGAGAGGCTGCGGATTCCTGTTGCACAAGGCCTGCCTTGGACAACAGACGAACCAGAG TGCCTAATCAAACCTCCAGTGAAAGAAAACACCAAGCCCGTTGACCTGAAGCTCCATAGTGATATTCGGGCCGTGGAGCGTGCTGACTTTGATCATCAG GTATCTGAGAAGATGAGCCTGATTGAGCAATACAAGATGGAAAGAGAGAGGCAACGAAAG TTGGCAGAAGAGGAAGAGATACGCAGATTGAGAAAGGAACTCGTTCCAAAAGCACAGCCCATGCCCTATTTCGACCGGCCATTCATTCCCAGAAG